From one Sulfuricurvum sp. IAE1 genomic stretch:
- the dnaK gene encoding molecular chaperone DnaK, producing the protein MSKVIGIDLGTTNSCVAVYEGGEAKIIPNKEGKNTTPSVVAFTDKGEILVGDPAKRQAITNPDKTIYSVKRIMGLMMNEEKAKEAHDKVTYKIVDKNGMAAVDVAGKVYTPQEISAKILSKLKADAESYLGQTVTDAVITVPAYFNDAQRKATKEAGTIAGLNVLRIINEPTASALAYGLDSKGDEKVLVYDLGGGTFDVTVLEISEGTFEVLSTDGNAFLGGDDFDNKIVDFLAAEFKSDHGIDLKADKMALQRLKDAAENAKKELSSAEETEINLPFITADATGPKHLVIKLTRAKFEGMIDDLIKETISHIKTAMKEAGLGKNEINEIIMVGGSTRVPLAQKMVSDEFGGKTLNKGVNPDEVVAAGAAIQGGVLRGDVKDVLLLDVTPLSLGIETLGGVATKIIEKGTTIPVKKSQVFSTAEDNQPAVSINVVQGEREFARDNKALGLFELTGIPAAPRGVPQIEVTFDIDANGILTVSAMDKGTGKVQEIKITGSSGLSEEEINKMVQDAEKHKAEDAARKEVVDLRNQADALASQTEKSLKEMEDKIDASEKASIESALEELKTVLKNTDATKEEIEAATKKLADASHKMAEQMYKQQEGGEAAASSAKKDDDVIDAEIE; encoded by the coding sequence ATGTCTAAAGTAATCGGTATCGACCTTGGAACCACCAACTCATGTGTTGCTGTCTACGAAGGCGGCGAAGCGAAAATCATCCCGAATAAAGAGGGTAAAAATACGACTCCTTCAGTCGTTGCGTTTACCGATAAGGGAGAAATCCTCGTCGGTGACCCCGCAAAACGTCAGGCGATCACGAACCCGGACAAAACGATCTATTCGGTCAAACGGATCATGGGTCTGATGATGAACGAAGAAAAAGCGAAAGAAGCGCACGACAAAGTTACCTATAAAATCGTCGACAAAAACGGTATGGCGGCGGTCGACGTCGCGGGTAAAGTCTACACGCCTCAGGAAATCTCTGCGAAAATTCTTTCAAAATTGAAAGCGGATGCGGAGAGCTATCTTGGTCAGACCGTCACCGACGCGGTCATCACCGTCCCGGCGTACTTCAACGATGCACAGCGCAAAGCGACCAAAGAGGCCGGAACCATCGCGGGTCTGAATGTTCTTCGGATCATCAACGAGCCCACAGCGTCGGCACTGGCGTACGGTCTTGATTCCAAAGGGGATGAGAAAGTTCTCGTCTACGATCTGGGGGGCGGAACGTTCGACGTTACGGTCCTTGAAATCAGCGAGGGGACGTTCGAAGTTCTCTCTACCGACGGTAACGCGTTCCTCGGCGGTGACGACTTCGACAACAAGATCGTCGATTTCCTGGCCGCTGAGTTCAAAAGCGACCACGGCATCGATCTAAAAGCGGATAAAATGGCCCTCCAGCGTCTGAAAGACGCGGCTGAAAACGCGAAAAAAGAGCTCTCTTCGGCCGAAGAGACCGAGATCAACCTCCCCTTCATCACGGCGGATGCGACAGGGCCGAAACACCTTGTCATCAAACTGACCCGTGCAAAATTCGAGGGGATGATCGATGATCTGATCAAAGAGACGATCAGCCATATCAAAACGGCGATGAAAGAGGCAGGTCTTGGTAAAAACGAGATCAACGAAATCATCATGGTCGGTGGTTCTACCCGCGTTCCGTTGGCGCAGAAAATGGTCTCCGACGAGTTCGGCGGCAAAACCCTCAACAAAGGGGTTAACCCCGATGAGGTCGTCGCTGCCGGTGCCGCGATCCAGGGCGGGGTTCTGCGCGGTGACGTCAAAGACGTTCTCCTCCTCGACGTTACTCCCCTCTCACTGGGGATCGAAACGCTCGGCGGCGTAGCGACGAAAATCATCGAAAAAGGGACCACCATCCCGGTCAAAAAATCGCAGGTTTTCTCCACGGCTGAGGACAACCAGCCGGCGGTCAGCATCAACGTCGTACAGGGTGAGCGCGAGTTCGCACGCGACAACAAAGCGTTGGGACTGTTCGAACTTACCGGTATCCCTGCCGCACCGCGCGGCGTGCCGCAGATCGAGGTAACGTTCGACATCGACGCCAACGGTATCCTGACCGTATCCGCGATGGACAAAGGGACCGGAAAAGTGCAGGAGATCAAAATCACGGGTTCATCAGGACTCAGCGAAGAAGAGATCAACAAAATGGTCCAGGATGCCGAGAAACACAAGGCCGAAGACGCTGCCCGCAAAGAGGTGGTCGATCTGCGCAACCAGGCCGACGCGTTGGCGAGCCAGACCGAAAAATCGCTTAAAGAGATGGAAGACAAAATCGACGCGAGCGAAAAAGCTTCTATCGAAAGCGCTCTAGAAGAGCTCAAAACGGTCCTTAAAAATACCGATGCGACCAAAGAAGAGATCGAAGCGGCCACGAAAAAACTGGCCGATGCGAGCCACAAAATGGCTGAGCAGATGTATAAACAGCAAGAAGGCGGCGAAGCCGCCGCTTCGAGCGCGAAAAAAGACGACGACGTCATCGACGCCGAAATCGAATAA
- a CDS encoding glutamate-5-semialdehyde dehydrogenase — translation MEQFLEKAKNASRILSTMSGSERNRILREMAEALRSNTMNIIEANAIDMRNAQESGLADSMKERLMLDEKRIEAMAVAIEEIAALKDPVGRVMEGWVTEAGLKIEKVSIPIGVVGIIYESRPNVTSDTAALCFKSANGCVLKGGKEAEASNGAIAQALQGVLLRNSLPAELVALLPDSSREGVAKLIRMDKYVDLIVPRGGEGLIRYVSENATVPVVKHDKGLCHTYIDRDANVENALAIALNAKVQRPGVCNSMETLLVDRSIAPNVLPLFKEAFERAHTRLKGCDQTREWIEVEKANEEDFDTEYLANILNIRVVDGVEGAISHIVRFGSGHSEAIITENITTAERFLDAVDAAAVYVNASTRFTDGGAFGFGAEVGISTNKLHARGPMGVEGLTTYKYKIYGKGQTR, via the coding sequence ATGGAACAGTTTTTAGAAAAAGCCAAAAATGCCAGCCGTATCCTCTCAACGATGAGCGGGAGCGAACGCAACCGGATATTACGCGAAATGGCCGAAGCGCTCCGCTCCAATACGATGAACATCATCGAGGCAAACGCGATCGACATGCGCAATGCCCAAGAATCTGGACTGGCCGATTCGATGAAAGAGCGACTGATGCTCGATGAAAAACGGATCGAAGCGATGGCCGTCGCGATCGAGGAGATCGCGGCGCTCAAAGACCCCGTGGGCCGCGTGATGGAAGGGTGGGTCACCGAAGCGGGGCTGAAAATCGAAAAAGTTTCGATCCCCATCGGTGTCGTCGGCATCATTTATGAATCGCGCCCCAATGTCACGTCCGATACCGCGGCGCTCTGTTTTAAAAGCGCCAACGGCTGCGTTCTCAAAGGGGGTAAAGAGGCCGAAGCATCCAACGGTGCGATCGCACAGGCGCTGCAGGGGGTATTGCTGCGCAACAGCCTCCCCGCCGAGTTGGTCGCCCTTCTTCCCGATTCGTCGCGCGAAGGGGTGGCGAAGCTGATCCGGATGGACAAATACGTCGATCTGATCGTGCCGCGCGGCGGCGAAGGACTGATCCGTTACGTGAGCGAAAACGCCACCGTCCCCGTGGTCAAACATGACAAGGGGCTGTGCCATACCTATATCGATCGCGACGCGAACGTGGAGAATGCCCTCGCGATTGCCCTAAATGCCAAAGTACAGCGCCCCGGAGTGTGCAATTCGATGGAGACGCTGCTGGTGGACCGTTCCATTGCCCCCAACGTACTGCCGCTGTTCAAAGAGGCATTTGAACGTGCCCATACCCGCCTCAAAGGGTGCGACCAGACCCGCGAATGGATCGAGGTGGAAAAAGCGAACGAAGAGGACTTTGATACCGAATATCTGGCCAATATCCTCAATATCCGCGTCGTAGACGGGGTAGAGGGGGCAATCAGCCACATCGTCCGTTTCGGCTCGGGCCATTCCGAAGCGATCATCACCGAAAACATTACGACCGCCGAACGGTTCCTCGATGCGGTCGACGCCGCGGCCGTGTACGTCAACGCCTCTACCCGTTTTACCGACGGCGGGGCTTTCGGATTCGGTGCCGAAGTGGGGATCAGTACGAACAAACTCCATGCCAGAGGGCCGATGGGAGTTGAAGGACTGACGACGTATAAATACAAGATCTACGGCAAGGGGCAAACCCGTTGA
- a CDS encoding ATP-binding cassette domain-containing protein, giving the protein MKNVLDIQNISFGYSKNTLLFENFSLSLKAGEIKAIVGPSGIGKSTLFSLILGELKPFSGSIRSASLSQVFQDPYSSFHPTYTIRAQIAEVASMKGIETLMEKMGLTPSHLDSLPHRLSGGQLQRCSILRSLLMNPGLLLLDEPTSALDNLNQVDIMKLIVENLGERGVLLITHDADLARWCADEIVVLGEPATNEVIA; this is encoded by the coding sequence TTGAAAAATGTATTAGATATCCAAAATATATCTTTTGGATATTCAAAAAATACACTTCTATTTGAAAATTTCTCGTTGTCCCTGAAAGCGGGAGAAATCAAGGCAATCGTCGGTCCCAGCGGGATCGGAAAATCGACGTTGTTTTCGCTGATTCTGGGGGAATTGAAACCTTTTTCGGGGAGCATACGCTCCGCATCCCTCTCGCAGGTCTTTCAAGACCCCTACAGCTCGTTTCATCCCACCTACACGATACGCGCACAGATAGCCGAAGTGGCTTCGATGAAAGGGATCGAAACGTTGATGGAAAAAATGGGACTTACCCCGAGTCATCTCGATTCTCTGCCGCACCGCCTCTCGGGGGGGCAGCTTCAGCGGTGCTCTATATTGCGTTCGTTGCTGATGAATCCGGGATTGCTGCTGCTGGATGAGCCCACATCGGCCCTGGACAACCTCAACCAGGTTGACATCATGAAGCTGATCGTGGAAAATCTGGGGGAGAGGGGAGTATTGCTGATCACGCACGATGCCGATCTGGCCCGGTGGTGTGCTGATGAGATCGTAGTACTAGGAGAACCAGCTACGAACGAGGTAATAGCCTGA
- the crcB gene encoding fluoride efflux transporter CrcB → MSFQTILAIGSGAFIGAVLRAYLNGVANHHFPHTLPFGTLSVNLLGSFVIGILFAYFSYTTLFSVQMKSFLTTGFLGGLTTYSTFAIETFFLLSGGHLLLAAANMALNTFGTVLMAASGYYLVRSWFS, encoded by the coding sequence ATGAGCTTTCAAACCATCCTCGCTATCGGTAGCGGCGCTTTTATCGGCGCGGTTCTGCGTGCCTATCTCAATGGTGTCGCCAACCACCACTTCCCCCATACCCTCCCTTTCGGGACGCTGTCGGTCAATCTGCTCGGGAGCTTCGTTATCGGGATACTGTTCGCCTATTTCAGCTACACGACCCTCTTTAGCGTACAGATGAAATCGTTTCTGACGACGGGATTTCTCGGCGGGTTGACCACCTATTCGACCTTTGCGATCGAAACCTTTTTCCTCCTCAGCGGCGGCCATCTCCTCCTCGCGGCGGCCAACATGGCACTCAACACGTTCGGAACGGTCCTGATGGCCGCGTCAGGCTATTACCTCGTTCGTAGCTGGTTCTCCTAG
- a CDS encoding 1-acyl-sn-glycerol-3-phosphate acyltransferase, whose product MNAIFARIRWLYALIVIFTGMTLMIAIFHFVPNPYAQKISAWFIRLLVFIPVRVKGVPDPDAQMFLLNHQSDIDIGIMETITSKDLAWVAKKELFDVPFFGLVVKLPKDIALERESKTALVKLIKECKDRLDHGRVITIFPEGTRTETGKMKPFKAGAKIVADKYALKVQPVVLIATAWHFSNKRKDFRPGSVTAIYMDSFVADKEDPQWLDRLREQMQKVYDDELSNHPRYR is encoded by the coding sequence ATGAACGCGATCTTTGCTCGAATTAGATGGCTTTACGCCCTCATCGTCATCTTCACCGGGATGACGCTGATGATCGCCATCTTCCACTTCGTCCCCAATCCCTACGCGCAGAAAATAAGCGCATGGTTTATCCGTCTGCTCGTCTTTATTCCCGTACGTGTCAAAGGGGTGCCCGATCCGGATGCCCAGATGTTTTTACTCAATCACCAAAGCGACATCGACATCGGAATCATGGAAACGATCACCTCCAAAGACCTTGCGTGGGTTGCCAAAAAAGAGCTGTTTGACGTCCCGTTTTTCGGACTGGTCGTGAAGCTCCCCAAAGACATCGCACTGGAACGCGAAAGTAAAACCGCGCTGGTCAAACTGATCAAAGAGTGTAAAGACCGCCTCGATCACGGACGGGTGATCACCATCTTTCCCGAAGGAACGCGCACCGAAACGGGAAAAATGAAGCCGTTCAAAGCGGGGGCGAAAATCGTGGCCGATAAATACGCCCTTAAAGTCCAGCCCGTCGTTCTGATTGCGACCGCCTGGCATTTCAGCAACAAGCGCAAAGACTTCCGCCCCGGCAGCGTCACCGCGATCTACATGGATTCGTTCGTGGCCGACAAAGAAGATCCCCAGTGGCTCGACCGGCTCCGCGAACAAATGCAAAAGGTCTACGACGATGAGCTTTCAAACCATCCTCGCTATCGGTAG
- the purQ gene encoding phosphoribosylformylglycinamidine synthase subunit PurQ: protein MKVGIIQFPGTNCEYDTQYAFNALGCETQILWHKDETIPEGTELVVVAGGFSYGDYLRSGAIAKMSPIMKALKRYADNGGKVLGICNGFQVLTETGLLPGALKRNEGLHFISRHHHLKVISNANTFLRRCNPGDVVNIPIAHHDGNYYIDEAGLKELYANDQVLLKYTDAQGNIDNPNGSVDSIAGVCNKAKNVFGLMPHPERAMEALLGSGDGKAMLEGFLNA from the coding sequence ATGAAAGTAGGCATCATCCAATTCCCGGGAACCAACTGCGAATACGACACGCAGTACGCTTTCAACGCGCTGGGATGCGAAACGCAGATTTTATGGCATAAAGACGAAACGATCCCGGAAGGGACCGAACTGGTCGTGGTCGCGGGAGGATTCAGTTACGGCGATTACCTCCGCAGCGGCGCCATCGCCAAAATGTCGCCGATCATGAAAGCGCTCAAACGCTATGCGGACAACGGCGGAAAAGTACTCGGAATCTGTAACGGATTCCAGGTATTGACCGAAACGGGACTTCTTCCGGGTGCCCTTAAACGCAACGAAGGGCTCCATTTTATTTCGCGCCACCACCATCTCAAGGTGATCAGCAACGCCAACACTTTCCTTCGCCGCTGCAATCCGGGCGATGTGGTCAACATCCCCATCGCCCACCACGACGGAAATTATTACATCGATGAAGCCGGGCTTAAAGAGCTCTACGCCAACGATCAGGTATTGCTCAAATACACCGACGCGCAAGGCAACATCGACAACCCAAACGGTTCAGTCGACTCGATCGCCGGCGTCTGCAACAAGGCCAAAAACGTCTTCGGCCTCATGCCTCACCCCGAGCGGGCAATGGAAGCGCTGCTGGGATCAGGCGACGGCAAAGCGATGCTTGAAGGGTTTTTGAACGCTTGA
- the purS gene encoding phosphoribosylformylglycinamidine synthase subunit PurS — protein MKAIVNVFLKNGVLDSQGKAVQHALSHHGFESVRDVRVGKQIVIEMNESDAAAAKEKVAHMCEELLANTVIEDYEIEIQA, from the coding sequence ATGAAAGCAATCGTTAACGTATTTTTGAAAAACGGAGTCCTCGACTCTCAGGGCAAAGCGGTACAGCACGCCCTTTCCCACCACGGTTTTGAAAGCGTTCGGGACGTTCGCGTCGGCAAACAGATCGTGATCGAGATGAACGAGAGCGACGCGGCCGCCGCCAAGGAAAAAGTCGCCCACATGTGTGAAGAGCTTCTCGCTAACACCGTAATCGAAGACTACGAGATCGAGATCCAAGCATGA
- the purC gene encoding phosphoribosylaminoimidazolesuccinocarboxamide synthase, translating into MEKRELLYEGKAKRLFSTDDANLVIAEFKDDLTAFNGAKKASEAGKGALNNRISTELFKMLASKGVESHFVEMLDENHMLCKKVDIILIEVIVRNIATGSLSKNLGIPDGKVLPFTLVEFDYKNDELGDPKLNDQHCLILELVKNEAELDQLRAMARQVNDILRPYFAEKGLNLVDFKLEFGRDKDGKIILADEISPDNCRFWDLETGEKMDKDRFRQGLGGLKVAYEEVLNRILG; encoded by the coding sequence ATGGAAAAACGCGAACTACTCTACGAAGGAAAAGCCAAACGTCTTTTCAGCACCGACGATGCGAACCTCGTCATTGCCGAATTCAAAGACGATCTGACTGCTTTCAACGGGGCCAAGAAAGCCAGCGAAGCGGGTAAGGGAGCACTGAACAACCGCATTTCGACCGAGCTTTTTAAAATGCTCGCTTCCAAAGGGGTGGAGTCGCATTTCGTCGAGATGCTCGACGAAAACCATATGCTGTGCAAAAAAGTCGATATCATCCTCATCGAAGTAATCGTCCGCAACATCGCGACGGGAAGTCTCAGCAAAAACCTCGGGATTCCCGACGGTAAAGTACTCCCGTTCACGCTGGTGGAATTCGATTACAAAAACGACGAGCTCGGCGACCCGAAACTCAACGACCAGCACTGCCTGATCCTCGAACTGGTGAAAAACGAAGCCGAACTCGACCAGCTGCGCGCGATGGCACGCCAGGTCAACGACATTCTCCGCCCCTATTTCGCGGAAAAAGGGCTTAACCTCGTTGACTTCAAACTCGAATTCGGCCGCGACAAGGATGGAAAAATCATCCTGGCCGATGAGATCAGTCCCGACAACTGCCGCTTCTGGGACCTCGAGACGGGAGAAAAAATGGACAAAGACCGTTTCCGTCAGGGGCTGGGCGGACTGAAAGTCGCCTACGAAGAAGTATTGAACCGTATTCTCGGATAA
- a CDS encoding S41 family peptidase gives MKNTKMMVFGFASAVAISIALSTSLLAKSDPAAPAEPSIEASRLQSLAKFTKVLSIVEQYNVDNLTIDQLIDKSLQGMLSNLDAHSTYLDKKSYDNLKTQTDGEFGGLGITVGMRDNALTVISPIEGTPADKAGIKAGDIILKINDKATLDMTIDDAVALMRGTPKTPIDLTIVRKGAAEPLKFHIIRDIITVESVYTRTIGKEVLYIRVTNFDKKVAADVKAAIKKHAKTSKGIILDLRNNPGGLLDQAVELTDLFVDEGTIVSQKGRNKADDVSYSATKSNTITHLPLVVLVNEGSASASEIVSGAIQDLKRGVIVGEKTFGKGSVQVVMPITDTEAVKLTVARYYLPSGRTIQAVGVTPDIEVTSGEIKSHDKSFNIKEADLKKHLESELEKEGGMVDVTEAGTSNKTTITAEQMNKDLQLKEAVDIIKALIIVKGK, from the coding sequence ATGAAAAATACCAAAATGATGGTTTTCGGTTTTGCCAGCGCCGTGGCGATCAGCATCGCCCTCTCCACCTCCCTGCTCGCGAAAAGCGACCCGGCCGCTCCGGCAGAACCGTCCATCGAAGCCTCCCGCCTCCAGTCGCTGGCGAAATTCACCAAAGTTCTCAGCATCGTCGAACAATACAACGTCGACAACCTGACCATCGACCAGCTGATCGACAAGTCGCTGCAGGGGATGCTCTCGAACCTCGATGCCCATTCGACCTACCTGGACAAAAAAAGCTACGACAACCTCAAAACCCAAACCGACGGTGAATTCGGCGGGCTGGGGATCACGGTCGGAATGCGCGACAACGCCCTCACCGTCATCTCCCCGATCGAGGGAACCCCGGCGGACAAAGCGGGGATCAAAGCGGGTGACATCATCCTCAAGATCAACGACAAGGCGACGCTTGACATGACGATCGACGACGCGGTTGCCCTGATGCGCGGTACCCCCAAAACGCCGATCGACCTGACTATCGTACGCAAAGGCGCCGCCGAACCGCTCAAGTTTCACATCATCCGCGACATCATCACCGTCGAATCGGTCTACACCCGTACGATCGGCAAAGAGGTACTCTACATCCGCGTCACCAATTTCGATAAAAAAGTAGCCGCGGACGTCAAGGCAGCGATTAAAAAACACGCCAAAACATCCAAGGGAATTATCCTGGATCTGCGGAACAACCCCGGAGGCCTCCTCGATCAGGCGGTCGAGCTGACCGACCTTTTCGTCGATGAGGGGACCATCGTCTCCCAAAAAGGGCGCAATAAAGCCGACGACGTCAGTTACAGCGCGACCAAAAGCAACACGATCACCCATCTGCCGCTCGTCGTACTGGTCAACGAAGGCTCGGCCAGCGCTTCGGAAATCGTCAGCGGGGCCATCCAGGATCTCAAGCGCGGCGTCATCGTCGGCGAAAAAACCTTTGGAAAAGGCTCTGTGCAGGTAGTGATGCCGATCACCGACACCGAAGCGGTCAAGCTCACCGTCGCCCGCTACTATCTCCCCAGCGGACGGACTATTCAGGCCGTCGGTGTAACGCCGGACATTGAAGTCACCTCCGGCGAAATCAAAAGTCACGACAAGTCGTTCAACATTAAAGAAGCGGATCTCAAAAAACACCTCGAAAGCGAACTCGAGAAAGAGGGCGGAATGGTTGACGTGACCGAAGCGGGTACAAGCAATAAAACAACCATAACTGCCGAGCAGATGAACAAAGATCTTCAGCTCAAAGAAGCGGTCGACATTATCAAAGCATTAATCATAGTCAAAGGAAAATAA
- a CDS encoding RNA-binding S4 domain-containing protein, which yields MTYTLTEETIELYKLIKVLDLVDTGGQAKLLIENGHVRRNGTVETRKRAKIAKGETITIGDVTIRVE from the coding sequence GTGACCTATACCCTAACCGAAGAAACCATCGAACTGTACAAGCTTATTAAAGTTCTCGATCTCGTCGATACCGGCGGCCAGGCCAAGCTCCTGATCGAGAACGGCCACGTCCGGCGCAACGGCACGGTCGAAACGCGCAAACGGGCCAAAATCGCCAAAGGCGAAACGATCACCATCGGCGACGTTACGATACGCGTCGAGTAA